The region tagagaggagaggagaggtttTAGAGATTAAGTGATTTGATGGTCACTTGATAGGAGGAGTAAGGGTAAAAGGAAGAATCTATACCCTTGGCAAGATTTCTGGCTTGGGTTATGCATGGAAAGTTTTGCCATTGGATATGGTGAGAAATACAGGAGGAAGAGCAGTTGGGGGCAGGTGTTGGATGGAGGATGAGTTTAGTTTGTTGAAATATGAATTGAGTGTAGTTTATAAAGTGGAGATGTCTTAGGCACTTATCTTGGAGCTTAAAAAAGATGACTTATTTATGGTTTTATGTTTGGGAATCATCAATTGGTACCTGGAGGCTTGAGAGTGAATTAAGATTGTCTAGAAATCatccagaagaaaaggaaaaggtcaTGAGGTGAAAATCTAGGGAGCAATGCAGATTTAGGCAGAGGAGAGTGACCAGAAGAGAGTTTGAAAGGATGTTTAGTATCATAATTAGTAAAAAGGTAACTTTCTTGCAGAGTCACTaagaaaaattttgtttcatCCCACCCCAGGTTGAGTTATTCTCTGAGTTTTCCTCTGTGTATAACTTTCTGCTACATATTGCACCATATATATAATTGTGCTATATATTAGGCTGGTGCAAACCTGATTGTGATTTTggattgtgaattttaaatcattgtaacTAGGCTCaagcacatctttattaatcagaataggaaccattacaatcatcACATTTTTACctatgagaaatgtttgtttatttctgtagtttaaaaatctgtgctttgggaTTCAGCGATGAACTTTTGgtagcattttctgcctcctgctggttgtggaagcattttccctgcaaaaagttgagATGCTTGgggaagtggtagtcagttggtgagaggtaaggtgaatatggtggatgaggcaaaacttggtagcccaattcattcaacttttgaagtatTGGTTGTGCAACCTGCAGTCAGGCgttgtggagaagaattgggtcTTTCGTGTTGACCAGTGCTGGCTGCACCCTTTGCACTTTTCAATGCacctcatcaatttgctgagcatacatctcagatgtaatggtttcccCCAGATTTAGAAAGCTGCAGTGGATTggactggcagcagaccaccaaacagtgactgtAACCTTTTTTTTCtgatgcaagtttggctttgggaagtgctctgGACAACCACTGAGCTGATTGTTGCTGGTTGTTGTGTATTAATATTTAAGTGAATTAGGAAACTTTTGAATTAAtaatggctcagacggtaaagaatctgcctgcagtaagagacctgggttcgatctctgggttgggaagatcccctggagaaggaaatggtaacccactccagtatttttgcctggagaattctatggacagaggaacctggtgggttacagtccatgaggtcataaagagttggacacaatggagcaactaacgctttcacttttcttgGAATTAGTGAAATTTCCTTTAATGAATTAAGGCATGTTAATCCTGTAAAGGCTTCCTGTCTTCTTGGCCttataaatttgttgttgttcagttgctcagtcgaatcggactctttgtgacccccatggactgcagcacaccaggcttccctgtccttcactaactcccagagtatgctcaaacttgtctccattgagtcggtgatgccatccaaccatcttgttctatgtcgtcctcttctcctcctgccttcaatctttcccagcatcagagtcttttccaaagagtaggctctttgcatcaggtggccaaagtattggagcttcagcttcagcatcagtccttccagtgaatattcaggattgatttcctttaggattgactggtaaatcaatctccttgcagtccaagggtctctcgagagtcttctccagcaccgtagctcaaaagcattaattctttggtgctcagccttctttatggtccagctctcacatccagacatgactactggaaaaaccatagctttgactagacagacatttgtcggcaaagtgatgtctctgctttttaatatgctgtctagacttgttatagcttttcttcgaaggagcaagtgtcttttaattcctgGCTtaagtcaccatttgcagtgattttggagtccaggaaaataaagtctgtcattatttccattgtttccccatctacttgccatgaagtgatgggattggatgccatgatcctagttttttgaatgctgagttttaagcagctttttcactctcctttttcaccttcatcaagaggctttttagttcctctttgctttcggccatcagggtggtgtcatctgcctatatgaggttattgatatttctcctggcaatcttgattcaggcatgagcttcatccagcatttttcatgatgtactctacatataaatttagaagcaggggcttccctggtggctcagctggtaaagaatccacctgcgatgtgggagaccctggttcgatccctctgttgggaactccagtattctgacctggagaattccatggactgtatagtctgtggggttgcaaaaagtcagacacaactgagcgactttcactagcACTAACTAgcactaagcagggtgacaatatacagccttgacgtactcctttccctattttgaaccagtctgttgttcatgttgggttctaactgctgcttcttgacctgcatacaggtttctcaggaggcaggtagggtggtctggtattcccaactcttcaaGAGTTTtcgagtttgttgtgatccacacagtcaaaggctttagcgtagacaacgaagcagatgtttttctggaattcccttgctttctctatgatccagtggatgttggcaatttgatctctggttcctctgccttttctaaatccaacttgtacatctggaagttcttggttcatgtactgttgaagcctagcttggaggactTTGAgcatttgctagcatgtgaaatgagtacagttgtatggcagtgtgagcattctttggcattgcccttctttgggattggaatgaaaactgaccttttccagtcctgtggccactgctgacttttctttGACCTTATAAATAGGcatgctgtggctgctgctgctgctaagtcacttcagtcgtgtctgactctgtgtgaccccatagacggcagcccactaggctctgtaACCTGTAACCTGTTTGTTACAAAGAGTAAAATTTGCCATTAAAAATGGGGTTAAGATATTCTGTTTGGCCTGTGTTCAAGATACTCTGAATTTAGGACGTTTGAAGAAATGTAAGTTATTGGCAGGTATTCTTTTGACATGTATATAACTGGAGTATTTCAGAGGACTACCAGATTTTTTCAGATATGTTGGGAAAATCCACAGAATCACATCTTATATTAGGTTATATTTCATATGTACTTTGCAGTGGTTGCAGCTTATTTATATCTAATCtttttatgaaatgtttattCTGATTATAATCCATCCTATATAGTCTTTTAagtatttaatattcttttttaaaaaattttgttttattgtggtaaaaacaCTTAATATGAATTCTACCCTCCTGACAAATTCATAAATGTAGAATGCATTATTATTGGCTATAGGGacagtgttgtacagcagatctctagaaatTATTCATCTTGCTTGCCTGAAATTTACACCTGTTGATTAGCAACCTGtttctcccttcctccagccCTAGGCAACTACCATTTCACTCTTTGATTCTGTGAATAAGTGGACTCATGTAGTGTCTGTCTTTCTAGGACTGGTttgttttacttagcataatgttcttaGGTTCATACCTGCTGTCACAGATTGCAGAATTTCCTGCTTTTAaaaggctgcataatattccgttgtatatataaaccatattttcttttctctctttttaaaaaataatactttcgCTGTCTGTCATGTCTATGGCATTTGCATGGGATATTGATCTCTCTAgtatttgttattttctatttcctaataacaaaataataaattttgcTTAAATTTATGATGAAAATTAATGGTATCAGGTATCACCCTAAAGATGTGCAACTTAAAATGTTAGATCACTGATATGTGCTTATATACATAAACACAGAGATCTGATGAATATACAGTGtgcctgatttttttccttactgTTGTAGCATAAGCATTTTTCAACATTATTATAttctccttttaaatatttttaatgattccaTAATGTTTTATCATTTGGATAGACAAttgtttgtgtgctcagttgctcggtcgtgtctgtcttgtgactccctggactgtagcctgccaggctcctctgttcaaggaattttccaggcaagaatattggagtgggttaccatttctaccccaggggaatcttcctgacccatggatcgaacccgtttctcttacatctcctgcattggcaggtggattctttaccactgcaccatctgggaggCCCAGACAACAGTTTACATAACTGCTTATTTCCTTATCGTTAGATTATTTCTTTACTATTATAAGTGAGATGATTATGTGTATTAATGTATGTAGTTTTTTTCTTCCCTGCACTGGGGATTATTTCTTTATTACAGATTTCCCCAAGATGATACTTTGAGTCAAAGAAtataaatttgataaaattttggtacttttttcttaatttttgccccagggtggaatgtaaattgacatagTTCTTCTGAAAATCTAAGCGAGCAAGTGCTGGTTTCCCTCAGTGGGtgtatttgcttttttcattatcACCTTTTAAAGCTTGCAACAAGTTGAGAATTTTCCTGGCAAAGGTGTTTTCCTATAAGAAACAGCagctttaattttttagtttttaaaatttttttagtgtttttttctttgcttcataGCCAAAATTAATATAATTGTTATGTGAGAACAGAAAATTCACCAGAGATAGGGAGCTTATGGAAACATGGGGCTGTGGTACATTAACTTCTCTTCTGGGCAGTCATGGTAAAATTAGAACCCATCTTCATTCTTAAAAGTGGTGAGGCTTTGATGATCCAGGAATGAAGTAGATGTTTCTACTAtcaatattttttacatttaaagtttaaataatttgtttatgCATGTTTTTTACAATACTTGATTGGTATGTCTAGTTGGGAATAGATTTAAAGCAACTGGAAAGAGGATAATTGTGGTCTTGGGATATGCATAGATCTTTTGTTAGCTTTATGTAAAAATACATTCTGTAATATATTGTTTCACCTTACCTAACCTGTATAGCTATATAGCTTTCAAAAATCTGGAagtcttgggggaaaaaaaaaaaaaagaaaacctaatctGCTGAAGTAGCTGTCATAGACCACTTGCACTAAAATCCTGTGTTTTGTTCAAGATCCATTAGAACTTCattcaaagcatttttaaactTTGGACTCTATTGCATACTTTATAACTGTATTAGAAAtgtaaggaaggagaaaagatccCTACAGTCTCTTTGCCCtaataaatgaattattattatttttcctgttctcttttttttcattatgcAGTTTAAAGACGTGTGATTGTTTGCTTTTTCCAGCCTTTGATaggttaaaacaaaataaaaagggatGAGGGTATTTCAGGGGAGATACCTACATTTCTAGAGCAGCTAGAGGTATAAACCCTCAGTTGAACTTGAGGACCTTGTCTTAACAAGTTTGTTAAATATGATGATCTTTAATCGGTAGGAAAAGGTGAAATAAcgttttaaaggttttatttgtgAACAAAGTATATAatagtttttgaaaattttctgaaagcaataaaattgaaaaattgatATAAAAGCTAATTAGAAAATTGCTTCCATGGAGCCTCTGTGTTAGTTATGCTTTCAGGTTGCAAGGAAAAGAGAATCTCTGCCCCACCTCTCAGCCCCCTTCCCATCCCTGTCCACCTTGGTTGCCTTGAGTGCTGAGAATTTAATAGTACATGAAGAAATAATTAAACACAGGATTTAGCTTAGAAAATGAACAGTTCTTATGACCAAAACAACTATAGATGTCTCTGATCTccttattatccttattttttagTTTCTCCTTTGCTCTGTCTGCTTCTCTGGCTGTTACTTAAAATGTTCACTCTCCCCTCACTACCTCATGGTTCTGTGTCATGCCGTATCTCTTGGTTTGTGCTTTATTTAACTGTCATCCAAACTTATGAAAAGAGGGATCAGAATAAATTTAATTGGCCATTATTCAATTCAGCATGACTGTACTGGGCAGAGTTCTCAGGCTAAAAttcagggattcctgcccgcccATAGATAATTGCCCTTGTTTGAGAAGCTGAACTTTCATCCCTAAACTGAAAGTAACTGAGGTGATAGGGTTGTAAGGCATGGTAACCTAtacataaggggcttccctggtggctcaatggtaaaggatccacctaccaatgcaagagacacaggttcaatccctgggtcagaaagatcccctggagaaggaaatggcaacccgcttcagtattcttgtctgggaaatgccagagacagaggactctggtaggcaaaagagtcggacataacaactaaacaacaacaacaaaaaacctatcCATAGAGTTACTTTTCTCAGAAGTAACTAGTAGCCACTTAAAAGTCTTTAAAACAGGGGTTACAAACTCAGCTTTCTAAAGAGTCAAGGGGACTGGTGAACCAGCAAGCTCATACCCCACGTAAAGAGAGAAGCCTCTGCTCTGTTCCAGCCAGCTGGTGTCATGTGGAAATACAGGTGCAGTATTGGCCaaatcttcctttttattttccaaagagaaaCCAAAAGTCCAGATTTCTCAAAATCTCTCAATTTTTATTGGCAACTCAATAATTTTGCCagttatttcaaatattaaaaaagtattCTGTGTAGGTTAGTTGTAACATATCTGTGAGTTAATAATTTGTGAACTTGGCCTCATAGTAGGTCTAATATAACTTTTCTTGTGTAATAAGACTAGCCAGTTGAGGTCCAAATTTTTATAAAGCAGGCCAGTATAATGGAAAGAGGCCTAGTTTTACCACTTAAACTACCTCTGTGATTACAGTTAGCTGCTTAAGTTCTCTGAGCCTTTCTTAGCTTGCAGGGTAGTTTTGAGGCTCAGATTCAATTCTCTCAGACTTGTCTTTGATCATCCTACCTTAAATGGTAcccctgcattgctttgcttcaATTTTCTTGTATCACCTGTTACTAGCTGAcattatattatgtattttttgtatgtttgtttattACTTATCTTATTATTTAGCCCACTACCTAGTACAGGGCCAGAAAGGTATACACAAAGACAATGGATGATGAAAGCATTTCTAGACTTCACAACTATATCATCTTATTAAATCATATATTATTTAACTCACTTAGGAGTAGAAGGTATTCTATGGAgatcaaaaggaaacaaaagtgcCAACAGTGATATAAAATAATCCTTCTGACTTTTGATTATGCATAGGTTAGCTGATGAATTGCATATGCCATCTCTCCCCGAAATGATGTTTGGAGATAATGTTTTAAGAATCCAGCATGGCTCTGGCTTTGGAATTGAGTTCAATGCTACAGATGCATTAAGATGTGTGAACAACTACCAAGGAATGCTTAAAGTAGCCTGTGCTGAAGAGTGGCAGGAAAGCAGGTGAGAACCTGGGCAGCTATGGGTTGAAATAGAAAAGAGTTGAAAAAGTATTCAGTTGTGATATTTTATTAGAATGAAGGGCtagtattattattaaatttgatAGTTGaatcattctgctgctgctgctgctgctaagtcgtgtcagtcgtgtccgactctgtgcgaccccagagactagAGTTCATTTTTCTCATTGATAAAAGAGATTAATTACTACCCCCTTTTTAGTACTTCTTGAGTTAAATTGAATGATAGTTGAGGTGAGCTATGGAAGGTTTAGTTTTTTGAGCTTTCAGTGTTCTTTAGTGAAGACACATTACACTGTGTACTTCctgtttttgaagaaaaatgtttGCTTATGATTTGCATTGAAAATCTAAGGAGCATTgaaatcaagaaaaatgaaaaatgtattttatttcataatcaaATCGagagttatttattttgttcctgTTATGTATTAGGTTCTTTGAAAAGAGTATAAACCTTTAAACCATGTCCTTAGGCAGTGTACAGATTAATTGGGGAGACTACGTTATCAATTCATGACAGGTTAAATAACAATACATGTACAGAAAAGCTAAGAAAGATCTTATATTAGTGAATTTTGACAACTATGTTTGTTTATTAATaggatattttatattatgtatagaATGTAATTTGGTGTGATGCATgaatactacagtccatggggtcacaaaagagttggacatgacttagcagctaaacaacaaaatgaataCAGATGTTCTATATTCTGCCTCACTGAATCTGATCCTTCTCATTTTGGTATTTGAGGACGGAGGGTGAACACTCTAAAGAGGTTATTAAACCATATGATTGGACCTATACAACGGATTATAAGGGAACATTACTTGGAGAATCACTTAAGTTAAAGGTAAatcttattttttgcttttatgaatCATTGATTGCTTTGGATAGTCTCAATGTTAAAGCTTTCTAGTAATGGGTTATTTTATGCTGCTACTTTCATCCTACTTACTTTGTATTGTGGGAGGCTTTAGAACTTAATGTGAGGGAATTTTGCTCATTGATTATCAGCACAAAATAAAAGAAGGCCATAGTGgaacaatttttattaaaaatatggtTGTAGTAGCTGGTGGATTGCCTTAATGTTATTATGTAATATCAAGAAGCATTAAAATGTATTGTCCTTGGTGTATTGTATTAGGTGACTTAGACAAACCCTGCTAGCTAGTAGCTTGCAGTTTTACAGATAAACGGATATGTGGGCAGGTAGGAATTTTGGTCAGACAACTGGGATTATTTTCCTGTCTGCACTATGTGTGAATCAGGTATGACTTTAGGCAAGTTATTCACTCTGTCTGATTCTATGTTACCAGTAAATTggataaaacagaaatatctaCCTTATAGCAGAATTTTGATGTAAAATTATCTGTGGGAGTTTTCAGTGAATTCTAAAACTCTGTATTGATGTTAAGCTGCATCTGTATAATACCTGCTTAACAAGAAattcacttcatggtaaatgaCACTAGGAATGTGGAACCGGCAGGCCTCGTATTGGGAGCTTAGCTACATAGAGTCATGGATACAGCAGAGTACAGACAAATAATCTCTCCACTACTGTCTATTGGGGGAGGAAGGTTATTCTAGTCTGTTAATACTTCATAGATTAAGATTCCCTCTTTTCATTCCTGATTGAAAAACTTTTCACAGTGTGTAGGCCATTTGCTATTTCATTGCAGAAAGTGAGGAAATGAGAATTTGTTTTACCTTATGCAATAATAATGATGACTTTCTTTGTGGGAGACAAGGAATGTGAGAGCAGTAGGAGGTGAAAGGCATATACTCAGTACTCTTCATTGGCACTTCAGCCTGTCATCTGATTTGTTCTAAGGTGTTGCTGACAAATGTCAGTATGATCAACCACTCATTAGTGGTAAGGAGCTGAGGCTTTGGCAGACCTTAGTTCAAATCTCAGCACCAGTACTTAATAGCTTGGAAAAGCAATTTAATCTTTGCTaagcctttgggcttccctgatagctcaattggtaaagaatccgcctgcaatgcaggagaccccagttcaatttttgagtcaggaagatccgctggagaagggataggctacccactccagtattcttgggcttcccttgtggctcagctggtaaagaatctgcctgcaatgtgggagacctgggttccctccctgggttgggaatagccagtattctggcatggagaattccatggactgtatagtcattgagatcacaaagagtcggacacgactgagtgcctttcactttcactttcaagccttGGGTAAACTAAGGATAATATCAGTTGTGATGTAGTAAAGAATATATGTATTAGCACAGTGTCTGTTAACACAATAAGATCTTAATAGCAGCTGCTATTATTATAGTAACATATTTCAAATGTCAAGTAAATATTGAAATACCATAAAAGTAGATATATTGTCTAAATAGTATTTACCTCTTGCTTTATGATCTAAATAGAGTTGATGAATGTGTTCCTTTGTTGCCTTAAAAAATAGTGACTGTTTTCCAGGTAAAATTgttaggtctttgttgtttaattctcaaaataaacTTGTTAGATAggcattattatcctcattttatagatgaaaaaatggGTTTAAGATCTTTAAGTATGTATCTCTTAGTAAGGTAAAACTGATGCTAGGACTTATTGTTAAGCACATTTGTTATATGTGGAAGATCACTTTCATAGgaacatattttacatttaactTTGTTTTAATACCTAAGGATTTTTTGACctataatatatatagtttttgaCCTGTAAtattatttgagatttttaattatttaatcctTCAGCTGTTCCTCAGAACACTTATTCAGAAGCCCTAGTATATATAGGAAGTGTATGCCATTGTAGGAGAAGGTATTTTATATGTACAGTAAGAGTATCAGAGAATGAGGCATTAGAATGAAGCCTTTCCTTTGCccttaaatttttgctttttagttGCTGGTGGcttctggtgtgtgtgtatatttaatgttttctcaCTCTTCAGATTGTTTAACCCATTACCCTGAGTTGTATCATGGTGTAAGAGGAGAGAGAGCCAGTCATGAAGTAATACTGACCTCGCTGTATTCATACCCAGCCTTGTCATTTGTTGTCTGGGCTACAATGGGCGCTTCTCTCAGATTATGGTATGAGAATATTATGAGAAAACAGGTCAAATGCATAATATGTACCTGGCCCATAGTAACCTATCAACATTtggccgtttttttttttttttttctttcctataaaataaatgggcttccttgatagctcagttggtaaagaatctgcctgcaatgcaggagaccccagttcgattcctgggtcaggaagatctgctggagaagggatgggctacccactccagtattcttggggttcccttgtggctcagctggtaaagaatctgcctgcaatgcgggagacctgggtttgatccctaggttggaaagatcccctggagaagggaaaggctacccacgtctgtattctggcctggagaaatccatgaactatatagtcatggggttgcaaggagttggacatgactgagcaactttcacttattaagtaaataaattggATATACAGGAAGATAGAAGTACAAGGCTGCCTTTTCTATTGATACTGTGTTTTAGGAATAAAACATGCTTAGTGtgcctgcattttaaaaagtttttttttttttttaaagcacattggAACATTTGCCCAGTTATTTTAGTATGATTCAgtatcttaaattttctttttcttttttcctttcgataaaaatatatgtaacataaaacTACTATCTTAGTTATTTTCAAACATATTAATTAGTGTTAAAGTATGCTGTTGTGCCACCAATCTCCAGAActtcttcctctttaaaaacagaaaatctatACCTATTAAACATCaacttctccatttcttccttctttagcACTTGGCAACTGccattctcctttctgtttctgtgaatttgactactttagatacctcatgtaagtggaaccATACATTGCctttttatgactggcttatgtcacttagcacaatgtcctcaaggtttatccatgttgtggcaTGTGTCAGACTTCCCATCCTTTTTagggctgggtaatattccattgcatgtatatacattttgttcTTCCATTCACTTGCCAGTGAGCATTTGGGTTGCTTTTACCTCTTGGCTAtggtgaatagtgctgctatgaacataggtgtgcaaatatctcttcagaATTCTGCTTTCGTTTGTTTGagtgtatacccagaagtggaattgctggatcacatggtaataattctatttttaattttttgaggaacctctgtactgttttccatagtagctgtaccatttcacattccaccagcagtgtgtgcctttgactgtgtggatcacaataaactgtggaaaattctgaaagagatgggaataccagaccacctaacctgcctcttgagaaatctgtatgcaggtcaggaagcaacagttagaactggacatggaacaacagactggttccaaataggaaaaggagtacgtcaaggctgtatattgtcaccctgctaatttaacttatatgcagagtacatcatgagaaacgctggactggaagaaacacaagctggaatcaagattgccgggagaaagatcagtaacctcagatatgcagatgacaccacccttatggcagaaagtgaagaggagctaaaagcctcttgatgaaagtgaaagaggagagtgaaaaagttggcttcaagctcaacattcagaaaacggaagatcatggcatctggtcccatcacttcatgggaaatagatggggaaacagtggaaacagtatcagactttattttttggggctccaaaatcactgcagatggtgactgcagcca is a window of Ovis aries strain OAR_USU_Benz2616 breed Rambouillet chromosome 1, ARS-UI_Ramb_v3.0, whole genome shotgun sequence DNA encoding:
- the TIPRL gene encoding TIP41-like protein isoform X4, whose protein sequence is MMIHGFQSSHQDFSFGPWKLTASKTHIMKSADVEKLADELHMPSLPEMMFGDNVLRIQHGSGFGIEFNATDALRCVNNYQGMLKVACAEEWQESRTEGEHSKEVIKPYDWTYTTDYKGTLLGESLKLKVVPTTDHIDTEKLKAREQIKFFEEVLLFEDELHDHGVSSLSVKIFVNMMYHIG